The following proteins are encoded in a genomic region of Microtus ochrogaster isolate Prairie Vole_2 chromosome 5, MicOch1.0, whole genome shotgun sequence:
- the Hyal3 gene encoding hyaluronidase-3 isoform X2, with the protein MQLGLTLVVGVALCLVYGQSLLQVPERPFSVLWNVPSARCHCHAATVSRNNQLHWLWAASSAIFPSIYLPPEMPPAYHQAFVRHRLEEAFRVALAGHAHPLPVLAYARLTHRSSGRFLSLDDLVRTIGVSAALGATGVVLWGDLSFSSSEEECWRLHDYLVGTLGPYVINVTKAAMACSHQRCHGHGRCARRDPGQMEAFLHLKPDDSLGAWKSFRCRCYLGWAGPTCQEPKPEPKEAT; encoded by the exons ATGCAGCTAGGCCTAACCCTGGTGGTGGGGGTAGCCCTGTGCTTGGTGTATGGCCAGTCTTTGCTGCAGGTTCCTGAGCGTCCCTTTTCTGTGCTGTGGAATGTACCCTCAGCAAGAT GCCACTGCCATGCAGCCACCGTTAGCCGAAACAACCAACTACATTGGCTCTGGGCCGCCTCTAGCGCCATCTTCCCTAGCATCTATCTCCCACCCGAAATGCCACCTGCCTACCATCAGGCCTTTGTCCGACACCGCCTAGAGGAGGCCTTCCGTGTAGCCCTTGCCGGGCACGCACATCCTTTACCTGTTCTGGCCTACGCTCGCCTCACACACCGGAGCTCTGGGAGATTCTTGTCTCTG GATGACCTGGTGAGGACTATTGGCGTGAGTGCAGCACTGGGAGCAACTGGAGTGGTTCTCTGGGGAGACCTGAGCTTCTCCAGCTCTGAG GAGGAGTGCTGGCGTCTCCATGACTACCTAGTGGGCACTTTAGGCCCCTATGTGATCAATGTGACAAAGGCTGCCATGGCCTGCAGTCACCAACGATGTCATGGCCATGGTCGCTGTGCCCGGAGAGACCCTGGACAAATGGAAGCCTTTCTGCATCTGAAGCCAGATGACAGTCTTGGAGCTTGGAAGTCCTTCAGATGCCGCTGTTACTTGGGTTGGGCTGGCCCTACTTGCCAGGAGCCTAAACCTGAACCTAAGGAAGCTACATAA
- the Hyal3 gene encoding hyaluronidase-3 isoform X1, producing the protein MQLGLTLVVGVALCLVYGQSLLQVPERPFSVLWNVPSARCKAHFGVHLPLNALSIVANYGQHFHGQNITIFYKNQFGLYPYFGPRGTVHNGGIPQAMSLNRHLAQAAHQILHSLGSSFAGLAVLDWEEWYPLWAGNWGPHRQVYQAASWAWAQQMFPQMGPQEQFHKAHTSFEQAARALMESTLQLGRTLRPRGLWGFYRYPVCGNGWHNTASNYTGHCHAATVSRNNQLHWLWAASSAIFPSIYLPPEMPPAYHQAFVRHRLEEAFRVALAGHAHPLPVLAYARLTHRSSGRFLSLDDLVRTIGVSAALGATGVVLWGDLSFSSSEEECWRLHDYLVGTLGPYVINVTKAAMACSHQRCHGHGRCARRDPGQMEAFLHLKPDDSLGAWKSFRCRCYLGWAGPTCQEPKPEPKEAT; encoded by the exons ATGCAGCTAGGCCTAACCCTGGTGGTGGGGGTAGCCCTGTGCTTGGTGTATGGCCAGTCTTTGCTGCAGGTTCCTGAGCGTCCCTTTTCTGTGCTGTGGAATGTACCCTCAGCAAGATGTAAGGCCCACTTTGGTGTGCACCTACCACTCAATGCCCTCAGCATCGTAGCCAACTATGGCCAGCATTTTCATGGCCAAAACATCACCATCTTCTACAAGAACCAGTTTGGTCTTTATCCTTATTTTGGACCTAGAGGCACAGTCCATAATGGGGGTATCCCTCAGGCTATGTCACTAAATCGCCACTTGGCACAAGCTGCCCATCAGATCCTCCACAGCCTCGGGTCTAGCTTTGCTGGCTTGGCAGTGCTGGACTGGGAAGAGTGGTATCCACTCTGGGCTGGGAACTGGGGTCCCCATCGCCAAGTCTACCAGGCTGCCTCCTGGGCTTGGGCACAGCAGATGTTCCCCCAGATGGGCCCTCAGGAACAGTTCCACAAAGCCCATACTAGCTTTGAGCAGGCTGCCCGTGCCCTGATGGAGTCCACACTGCAACTGGGCCGGACACTTCGCCCACGTGGGCTCTGGGGTTTTTATCGATACCCAGTCTGTGGTAATGGCTGGCATAATACAGCTTCCAACTATACAGGCCACTGCCATGCAGCCACCGTTAGCCGAAACAACCAACTACATTGGCTCTGGGCCGCCTCTAGCGCCATCTTCCCTAGCATCTATCTCCCACCCGAAATGCCACCTGCCTACCATCAGGCCTTTGTCCGACACCGCCTAGAGGAGGCCTTCCGTGTAGCCCTTGCCGGGCACGCACATCCTTTACCTGTTCTGGCCTACGCTCGCCTCACACACCGGAGCTCTGGGAGATTCTTGTCTCTG GATGACCTGGTGAGGACTATTGGCGTGAGTGCAGCACTGGGAGCAACTGGAGTGGTTCTCTGGGGAGACCTGAGCTTCTCCAGCTCTGAG GAGGAGTGCTGGCGTCTCCATGACTACCTAGTGGGCACTTTAGGCCCCTATGTGATCAATGTGACAAAGGCTGCCATGGCCTGCAGTCACCAACGATGTCATGGCCATGGTCGCTGTGCCCGGAGAGACCCTGGACAAATGGAAGCCTTTCTGCATCTGAAGCCAGATGACAGTCTTGGAGCTTGGAAGTCCTTCAGATGCCGCTGTTACTTGGGTTGGGCTGGCCCTACTTGCCAGGAGCCTAAACCTGAACCTAAGGAAGCTACATAA